The Amycolatopsis umgeniensis DNA segment CGCGAAACCGCTGGTTGGGTCCAGGGGCATCGGCGATCGCGCCAGTAATTCCAGGGCGATCAGCTGCGTCGTTCACCCTGAGTGAGTGGTGGCGGTCACACTGTCAACGGACCTAGACTTCGTACGTCTTGCTACGGCCACGTTGCCAAACCGTGTCCATTTGATGAGGCTTAATCGATTCAGCCGTCTTCCGCGAAACCCGTTCGGCGGCATATGTTGTCGCCCACAACATATGCGCGATGGTGCGACCGGTCCGCCAGGATCGCCGCCCGCGAGCAAGATCCGGAAGGAACGAGGATGCGCAGCAGAACCCTTACCCTCCTCGCCGCGACGGTGGGCGCCGGCCTGGTGCTCTCCGCCTGTGGCGCCAACACCGCGGACTCGGGCAACAGCAATTCCTCGCAGTCCGCGCCCGCCCCGGGCGGTGCCGCCGCCGGCGGCAAGGTCGGCGTCATCCTGCCGGAGACGGCCACCTCCGCGCGCTGGGAGTCCTTCGACAAGCCGTTCCTGACCAAGGCGCTCAAGGACGCGGGCTTCGACGCCGACGTCCAGAACGCGCAGGGCGACGTCCAGAAGTTCACCACGCTGGCCGACGGCATGATCGCGCAGAACGTCAAGGTCCTGATCATCGCCGCCATCAACGGCGAGGTCGGTTCGGCGGTGGCCAAGAAGGCGCAGGCCGCGGGCATCCCGACGATCGACTACGACCGCCTGAACCTCGGCGGCAGCTCCGACTACTACGTCTCGTTCGACAACGAGAAGGTCGGCCAGCTCCAGGGCCAGGGCCTCGCCGACGCGCTGAAGGACAAGAAGGGCGCCGAGGTCGTCATGATCGAGGGTGCCCCGACGGACAACAACGCGACGCTCTTCGCCAACGGCCAGAAGTCGGTCCTGCAGCCGAAGTTCGCCAGCAACGACCTCAAGCTCGTGCGCGAACAGGCCATCGACAACTGGGACAACCAGAAGGGCGGTCAGACCTTCGAGCAGATCCTGACCGACAACAAGGGCAAGGTCGACGGCGTCGTCGCCGCGAACGACGGTCTCGCGGGCGCGGTCATCACCGTGCTGAAGAAGAACGGCCTCAACGGCAAGGTCCCGGTCACCGGCCAGGACGCCACCGCGGACGGCCTCATGGCGATCCTGCGCGGCGACCAGTACATGACCGTCTTCAAGCCCATCAAGGAAGAGGCCGAGGCCGCGGCGAAGCTCGCCGTCCTGCTGGCCAAGGGCGACAAGGCGGGCGCCGACGCGCTGGCCACCGGCAAGGCCAAGGACCCGA contains these protein-coding regions:
- a CDS encoding sugar ABC transporter substrate-binding protein, with amino-acid sequence MRSRTLTLLAATVGAGLVLSACGANTADSGNSNSSQSAPAPGGAAAGGKVGVILPETATSARWESFDKPFLTKALKDAGFDADVQNAQGDVQKFTTLADGMIAQNVKVLIIAAINGEVGSAVAKKAQAAGIPTIDYDRLNLGGSSDYYVSFDNEKVGQLQGQGLADALKDKKGAEVVMIEGAPTDNNATLFANGQKSVLQPKFASNDLKLVREQAIDNWDNQKGGQTFEQILTDNKGKVDGVVAANDGLAGAVITVLKKNGLNGKVPVTGQDATADGLMAILRGDQYMTVFKPIKEEAEAAAKLAVLLAKGDKAGADALATGKAKDPKGNREVKSVLLEPKLTTKEGVKEVVTQGYVKAAEICGGDLAAACTQLGIS